The following are encoded together in the Dyella terrae genome:
- the galE gene encoding UDP-glucose 4-epimerase GalE, producing MNVLITGGAGYIGRHTCVELLNGGHDVFVLDNFSRSHLSAIDQIQHASGRAPICINMDICDSRVRTAFRRHDFDVVIHLAALKSVEESAQKPFSYFHNNVHGTVNVVGAMLASGCHRLIFSSSAAIYQSKACLLTEEAPVGATSPYGRTKLIGEEVVRSACVENSAFKAIVLRYFNVAGSHPGGTLGAPNSLCQSDLFSSLCDVARGWRSSLDVYGTDYPTHDGTAVRDYIHVDDVALAHRVSVDYLASPVSPSCSTFNLGNGAGYSVLDVVKAFEVACGRDIHVRFEARRTGDIPQSCADATRAALILKWVAQNDLSRICRDAWRAHQHAISQAS from the coding sequence CTGAACGTCTTAATAACCGGCGGCGCGGGATACATCGGTCGACATACCTGTGTGGAGCTACTAAACGGCGGACACGATGTTTTCGTGCTCGACAACTTCTCCCGTAGCCACTTGTCTGCCATCGATCAAATTCAACACGCTTCTGGGCGGGCGCCAATCTGCATAAACATGGACATATGCGACAGTCGTGTCCGCACCGCGTTCAGGCGCCACGACTTCGATGTAGTCATCCATCTGGCCGCACTGAAGTCGGTTGAAGAGTCCGCACAAAAACCATTCTCCTACTTTCACAATAATGTTCATGGAACCGTGAACGTTGTCGGTGCCATGCTGGCATCCGGGTGCCATAGGCTCATATTCAGCTCATCCGCAGCTATCTATCAATCGAAGGCTTGCCTCTTGACGGAAGAGGCACCGGTCGGTGCAACGAGTCCTTACGGAAGGACTAAGTTGATCGGTGAAGAGGTCGTTCGCTCGGCCTGCGTTGAAAATTCGGCATTCAAGGCAATCGTCCTTCGGTACTTCAATGTGGCCGGCTCGCATCCCGGTGGGACGCTTGGTGCGCCGAATTCACTTTGCCAAAGCGATCTATTTTCGTCACTTTGTGATGTGGCGCGAGGTTGGCGATCAAGTCTTGACGTCTACGGTACAGACTATCCGACGCATGATGGAACGGCCGTGCGCGATTACATCCATGTGGACGATGTCGCGCTCGCGCATCGAGTTTCCGTTGACTACCTTGCATCTCCCGTGTCGCCATCGTGCTCGACCTTCAACCTTGGCAATGGAGCCGGTTATAGCGTGCTGGATGTCGTTAAAGCCTTTGAAGTCGCATGTGGCAGGGATATCCACGTTAGATTCGAGGCTCGACGCACGGGCGATATCCCACAGAGCTGCGCTGACGCCACTCGCGCGGCATTGATCCTCAAGTGGGTGGCACAAAACGACCTATCACGCATCTGCAGGGATGCATGGCGTGCTCATCAGCATGCAATAAGTCAGGCTTCATGA
- a CDS encoding UDP-N-acetylglucosamine-transferase, with product MREDGSIFVQIPSYRDTQLIPTLVDLIRAAESPGKLNIVVCWQHAADESIGDFESAGFSYAGESHDDVDRIHGLWIEGCRVRLIDVDYLKSRGCGWARHKIQRYSESENFSLQIDSHHRFTTGWDAALIGMINELRCVSSKPLLTGYPPAFDPDRDPESRQMDAIQMNFDRFSPPGIVHFKSSPMADWKQRQAPMRARFLSGGFVFADGSFVFDVPNDGDHFFASEEITLAVRAYTHGYDLFHPHRPILWHQYRRVGEAKVWDDHTSQRKSIGAVDKTAKERAVSSYLRSRELLRMEASGTEYESFGRFGLGSVRTIEDYERYAGLSFRFEGVTQATMDGAEPELLQTPSSGENWLNELICCVDAHIRIAPDDMEQAVSTGDRVTVGVFSRDGTEVYRFKLSSEEMMALRDDKPVSYRINFAASPKEKPVRYEVAHQSASGARLSCKIRSINDELFEKFVLQA from the coding sequence GTGCGAGAAGATGGTTCGATCTTTGTGCAGATACCCAGCTATCGGGACACGCAACTTATCCCCACGTTGGTGGACTTAATTCGCGCGGCGGAATCGCCTGGGAAACTGAACATCGTCGTGTGCTGGCAGCATGCCGCCGACGAGAGCATTGGCGATTTCGAATCAGCGGGTTTTTCCTACGCTGGAGAGTCGCATGACGATGTGGATCGCATCCATGGCCTGTGGATCGAAGGGTGTCGAGTCAGGTTGATCGACGTCGACTATCTCAAGAGCCGCGGCTGCGGATGGGCTCGTCACAAGATTCAACGGTATAGCGAGAGCGAGAACTTCTCGCTGCAGATCGATTCCCATCACAGGTTCACGACAGGGTGGGATGCGGCGCTGATCGGTATGATTAACGAGCTTCGGTGCGTGAGCAGCAAGCCACTGCTGACCGGCTATCCGCCGGCGTTTGATCCTGACAGGGATCCTGAGTCACGGCAGATGGATGCGATTCAAATGAACTTTGATCGCTTCAGTCCGCCGGGTATTGTTCACTTCAAGTCGTCGCCGATGGCCGATTGGAAGCAGCGGCAGGCCCCGATGCGGGCTCGATTCCTGAGCGGTGGCTTTGTGTTCGCCGATGGCAGTTTTGTCTTTGACGTACCGAACGATGGCGATCATTTCTTTGCCAGCGAGGAGATCACCCTGGCTGTTCGAGCCTATACGCACGGGTACGACCTGTTTCACCCCCATCGGCCGATCCTGTGGCACCAATACCGTCGGGTCGGGGAGGCGAAGGTCTGGGACGATCACACCTCACAGCGGAAGTCGATCGGTGCGGTAGACAAGACAGCCAAGGAGCGCGCTGTTTCATCCTATTTGCGGAGCCGCGAGCTTTTGCGCATGGAAGCGTCTGGCACTGAGTACGAGTCTTTCGGAAGGTTCGGCCTGGGCAGCGTGCGGACGATCGAGGACTACGAGCGATATGCCGGCTTGAGCTTCCGATTTGAAGGGGTGACGCAGGCTACGATGGACGGCGCGGAGCCGGAGCTGTTGCAAACGCCTTCGTCGGGCGAGAACTGGCTGAACGAACTGATTTGCTGTGTCGACGCTCATATTCGCATCGCGCCGGACGATATGGAGCAGGCGGTGTCTACAGGAGACCGGGTGACGGTAGGCGTGTTTTCCCGCGATGGTACAGAGGTATACCGCTTTAAGCTCTCGTCCGAAGAGATGATGGCACTGCGTGACGATAAGCCCGTGAGCTATCGGATCAATTTCGCGGCGTCCCCCAAGGAGAAGCCAGTGCGATATGAAGTGGCCCACCAAAGCGCATCCGGCGCACGCTTGAGTTGCAAGATCCGGTCAATCAATGACGAATTGTTCGAGAAGTTCGTCTTGCAGGCTTGA
- a CDS encoding HlyD family secretion protein, which yields MSESLFRKEVMAARQHGWLGSVRIQPPRLGWFFLALGMLTVLMILIIMTEAHYTRHQQVEGSLVPAEGLLTLAPTAPGIVTRVLVREGDAVSAGQPLLEISGEQVSASLGDTHAAITADLDIKRERLSADLREQKNLAELQAKDLRERQALLRDQITQIDQQIALQSQRADSASSLYEQWSKAEGSGVVSKWQVLQQKDVALQNQVALKQLTEKIFQLKQQDQQLRGQLEQLPAAMSGKANDIARQLADVAQLASQNEVQRALVLRAPFSGTVANVIVHPGQAVAAQQSLMIVLPANSKLLAELWVPTRAIGFVREGGRVVIRYQAYPYQKFGQYAGHITGVSRSALSATEATRLLGREVKESRYRVLVALDSQAVMAYGHAEILKPGMTLDADVQVDRRRLIEWITEPLRGGHDSVVTTQGAL from the coding sequence ATGTCCGAAAGCCTGTTTAGAAAAGAGGTTATGGCAGCTCGGCAGCATGGCTGGCTTGGCTCCGTACGCATCCAGCCGCCACGACTTGGATGGTTTTTCCTTGCCTTGGGGATGCTGACGGTTCTGATGATCCTGATCATCATGACCGAAGCCCATTACACTCGACATCAACAGGTCGAAGGCTCTCTTGTCCCTGCGGAAGGATTGCTCACCCTAGCGCCCACGGCGCCAGGCATCGTGACACGCGTACTGGTGCGCGAGGGCGATGCCGTTTCCGCTGGGCAGCCCCTGTTGGAGATATCTGGTGAGCAGGTGAGCGCGTCACTGGGGGATACGCATGCAGCGATCACGGCGGATCTCGACATCAAGCGCGAACGCCTGTCGGCTGACTTGCGCGAGCAAAAGAATCTGGCTGAGTTGCAGGCAAAGGACCTGCGCGAGCGCCAGGCGCTCCTGCGTGATCAGATTACGCAGATTGATCAGCAGATCGCTCTGCAAAGTCAGCGGGCGGATAGTGCTTCTTCGCTGTACGAGCAGTGGTCCAAGGCAGAGGGCTCGGGAGTGGTCAGCAAGTGGCAGGTGCTTCAGCAGAAAGACGTCGCGCTGCAGAACCAGGTGGCACTGAAGCAACTGACGGAGAAGATCTTTCAGCTCAAGCAGCAGGACCAGCAACTGCGGGGGCAGCTCGAACAATTGCCGGCCGCCATGTCCGGCAAGGCCAATGACATTGCGCGCCAACTCGCGGACGTGGCCCAGCTAGCCTCACAGAACGAAGTGCAGCGCGCGTTGGTTCTGCGCGCACCGTTTAGCGGCACGGTCGCTAATGTCATTGTCCACCCGGGGCAGGCAGTGGCGGCGCAGCAGTCTCTGATGATAGTGCTGCCGGCCAATTCGAAGCTTCTCGCCGAACTGTGGGTCCCGACCAGGGCCATCGGCTTTGTTCGTGAGGGCGGTCGCGTCGTGATTCGCTATCAGGCCTATCCCTATCAGAAGTTCGGTCAATACGCCGGCCACATCACGGGGGTATCCCGTAGCGCTTTGTCGGCAACCGAGGCGACAAGACTGCTGGGGCGAGAGGTCAAGGAATCGCGCTATCGCGTGCTTGTGGCCTTGGACAGCCAGGCCGTCATGGCGTATGGGCACGCAGAGATACTCAAGCCCGGGATGACCCTGGATGCAGACGTGCAGGTCGACCGTCGACGGCTGATAGAGTGGATCACCGAACCCCTGCGGGGCGGGCACGATTCCGTGGTGACAACGCAGGGAGCGCTCTAA
- a CDS encoding RHS repeat-associated core domain-containing protein encodes MDFAAKVFVASIVALALFQVPPVMAQTQPASNITYTYNAKGERISKNVDGVVTRFVYDERGHLTTEISPTNTRDYIYLGDMLVSTVDTPKSPSASPSTVAYVTTDHTGNPRAASDASGNLIWQNPYKSNAWGDQPTLSNGYALNVRSVGSYFDPETGLVYNINRYYDPNTGRFMEPDPLGMAGGFNPYAAVSNNPLNRIDPDGLRDIFVGGAADGTYHIVESYYDRYHSTHPDSAYYSWEDLAAIIDDINNTTKNAPGDPINLIGHSYGGDTAAAAALKACGKVNLLITIDPVSRFHFRDMQAIKSSVGTWVDVDAEGGSPFRLDNFIAGMGGAWNGDPNGIADSYIQDNSSSHGDFRHMMNAAGPGINSPAQVLGGAPLVNPPFLQ; translated from the coding sequence ATGGACTTTGCGGCCAAGGTTTTCGTGGCCTCCATCGTTGCACTCGCGCTGTTTCAAGTGCCTCCAGTGATGGCTCAGACCCAACCGGCGAGCAACATCACCTACACGTACAACGCTAAAGGCGAGCGGATCAGTAAGAATGTAGATGGCGTTGTCACTCGATTTGTCTACGACGAACGAGGCCATCTCACCACTGAAATAAGTCCGACCAACACCCGTGATTACATCTATCTCGGCGACATGTTGGTTTCGACTGTTGATACGCCAAAATCCCCAAGCGCCTCGCCATCTACTGTAGCGTACGTCACTACCGACCATACCGGGAATCCGCGCGCTGCAAGCGATGCATCTGGCAATTTAATCTGGCAGAACCCATACAAGAGCAATGCATGGGGCGACCAACCAACGCTGTCCAACGGATACGCTCTCAACGTGCGCTCTGTGGGTTCATACTTCGACCCGGAAACTGGATTGGTTTACAACATAAATCGTTACTACGACCCGAATACAGGGCGCTTCATGGAGCCTGACCCGCTTGGTATGGCGGGAGGATTCAATCCTTATGCAGCGGTCAGCAACAATCCACTGAATCGAATCGATCCTGACGGCTTACGCGATATCTTCGTGGGCGGCGCGGCTGATGGCACATACCATATCGTTGAAAGCTACTACGACCGCTATCACTCGACGCATCCAGACTCAGCGTATTACTCCTGGGAAGATCTCGCCGCCATCATCGACGACATCAACAACACGACCAAGAACGCACCTGGCGATCCTATCAATCTCATTGGTCACAGTTACGGTGGCGATACAGCGGCAGCGGCAGCACTAAAAGCATGCGGAAAGGTCAATCTACTCATTACGATCGATCCCGTAAGCCGCTTTCACTTTCGCGACATGCAAGCCATCAAAAGCAGTGTCGGAACGTGGGTAGATGTGGATGCAGAGGGCGGAAGCCCTTTTCGGTTGGACAATTTCATTGCGGGCATGGGAGGTGCGTGGAATGGAGACCCGAATGGAATCGCAGACTCCTACATTCAAGATAATTCTTCCTCGCACGGAGATTTCAGGCACATGATGAATGCTGCAGGCCCGGGGATAAACAGCCCTGCACAAGTTCTTGGCGGCGCACCGCTGGTGAACCCACCATTTCTCCAATAG
- a CDS encoding glycosyltransferase, translated as MDEGVSCLCLTYGRPFFLEEAIESFLRQEWSGPKELIVVNDHPSQELRYEHDEVLIVNLNRRLRTLGEKRNLSVALAKYDNLLIWDDDDIHLPWRIAETMKGLPGRGFYKCPTVWLWHERDAGVEKTLSRSDYGFHCAAAFHRSVFEAVGGYKCMNAGEDFDFEQRIIAHETAGECWETTLLPVDRVYYIYRWHKHYHASYARSLSAINPSVKEGLWQLNPKWERDYGLETFDLIAAVDHVP; from the coding sequence ATGGATGAGGGCGTATCTTGCCTATGCCTTACTTACGGCCGGCCCTTTTTCCTGGAGGAGGCCATTGAGAGTTTCCTGCGGCAGGAGTGGAGCGGACCAAAGGAACTGATCGTCGTCAACGATCACCCGTCGCAGGAGCTTCGTTATGAGCACGACGAGGTTTTGATCGTCAATCTGAACAGGCGACTTCGAACCCTTGGCGAGAAGCGAAATCTGTCCGTCGCCCTCGCCAAATACGACAATCTTTTGATCTGGGATGACGACGACATTCATCTTCCGTGGCGAATTGCCGAGACCATGAAAGGGCTTCCGGGCAGGGGTTTCTACAAATGCCCAACGGTATGGCTATGGCATGAGAGAGATGCGGGGGTTGAAAAAACCTTGAGTCGAAGCGACTACGGTTTTCACTGTGCCGCGGCATTCCATCGATCCGTCTTCGAGGCCGTCGGTGGCTACAAGTGCATGAATGCGGGTGAGGATTTCGACTTCGAGCAAAGAATAATTGCGCATGAGACCGCAGGTGAATGCTGGGAAACCACTCTTCTCCCGGTCGATCGCGTCTACTACATCTATCGATGGCATAAGCACTATCACGCCAGCTATGCGCGCAGCCTTAGCGCCATCAATCCTTCCGTCAAAGAAGGGCTATGGCAACTGAATCCGAAATGGGAGCGGGACTACGGCCTTGAGACGTTCGATCTCATCGCTGCAGTGGATCATGTGCCATAA
- a CDS encoding peptidase domain-containing ABC transporter produces MADGSDLPVWGRGRELPLVMQAEAAECGLACIAMIASYHGHDTDLAALRRRFHTSLKGTDVTRLMGIANALGFEARPLRAELNYLPEAQFPCILHWDMAHFVVLHRISRRGAEIYDPARGRYWIPLAEVSKHFTGIVLELIPGANFKPMKERERVSLRMLTGKIVGLRRAVIQVVGLALAIEAMSLVFPFQMQWVVDQVLLSSDTSLLFVLTVGFLIVMTFQAALVVARGWILSWLGASLNAQWTTNLFSHLLKLPMDYFEKRHMGDIVSRFSSLQAIQNTLTGGFVEAVLDGVMGFLALVILCQYSMPLTACVLVASLAYSALRWLLYRTLWRINEEQLVYTAKQQSELMESVRGVRSIKLANKQNERKARLSNATVEAAKRGMYSQRITLTFGALNQSLFGIQRILLISLGAYLVMKNRFSAGMLIAFVAYADQFATKVGGLIDKIVDLRMLRLHAERIADMALHAPEANVAGSNIGAEPEPSIEVSGLGFRYADGEPWVLKDFNLTIGAGETVAIVGPSGCGKSTLAKLILGLLEPSEGVIRVGGLDIRNLGLENYRNMVSAVMQDDNLFAGSVADNISFFDTHADLQDIISAAKSAAIHADIEAMPMRYESLVGDMGSSLSGGQKQRLILARAIYRRPRILLLDEATSHLDVEKETMVNAMVKDLRMTKIVIAHRPETIRMADRVVRIDLPSVSR; encoded by the coding sequence ATGGCGGACGGTAGCGATCTACCTGTTTGGGGGCGTGGCCGCGAGCTGCCTCTTGTGATGCAGGCCGAGGCGGCCGAGTGCGGCCTGGCCTGCATCGCGATGATCGCGTCCTATCACGGGCACGACACCGACCTGGCCGCCTTGCGACGTCGCTTCCATACGTCGCTCAAGGGAACGGATGTCACACGATTGATGGGGATAGCCAATGCGCTGGGATTCGAAGCGCGCCCGCTCCGAGCCGAACTGAACTATCTGCCCGAGGCTCAGTTTCCCTGCATCCTGCATTGGGACATGGCGCATTTCGTGGTGTTGCATCGCATCTCCCGTCGCGGCGCGGAAATCTACGACCCGGCTCGCGGTCGCTATTGGATCCCACTGGCTGAGGTGAGCAAGCACTTCACCGGAATCGTGCTTGAACTGATACCGGGTGCGAACTTCAAGCCCATGAAGGAGCGCGAGCGCGTCTCCCTTCGCATGTTGACGGGGAAGATCGTCGGCTTGCGTCGAGCCGTTATCCAGGTGGTTGGTCTCGCGCTCGCCATCGAGGCCATGTCCCTGGTCTTTCCCTTCCAGATGCAATGGGTGGTTGATCAGGTGCTTCTGTCGTCCGACACTAGCCTTCTGTTTGTGCTGACGGTCGGCTTCCTGATCGTGATGACCTTTCAGGCGGCACTGGTCGTTGCACGGGGATGGATTCTCAGTTGGCTGGGTGCCAGCTTGAACGCGCAATGGACCACCAACCTGTTCAGTCACCTTCTCAAGCTTCCGATGGACTACTTTGAGAAGCGCCACATGGGTGACATCGTCTCGCGATTTTCATCGCTTCAGGCAATACAGAACACGCTTACCGGCGGCTTTGTCGAGGCGGTGCTGGATGGCGTCATGGGGTTTCTGGCATTGGTCATCCTGTGCCAGTACAGCATGCCGTTGACCGCCTGCGTGCTCGTTGCGTCGTTGGCCTATTCTGCATTGCGATGGCTGCTGTATCGGACATTGTGGCGCATCAACGAGGAACAATTGGTCTACACCGCCAAGCAACAATCGGAGTTGATGGAATCGGTGCGCGGGGTGCGCTCCATCAAGCTGGCGAACAAACAGAACGAGCGAAAGGCCCGCCTTTCCAACGCCACGGTCGAGGCTGCGAAGCGCGGCATGTACAGCCAGCGGATCACGTTGACCTTTGGTGCGCTGAACCAGAGCCTGTTCGGTATTCAGCGGATACTGCTGATATCCCTTGGTGCCTATCTGGTGATGAAGAACCGGTTCTCCGCCGGCATGTTGATCGCGTTCGTGGCCTATGCCGACCAGTTCGCCACCAAGGTTGGCGGGTTGATAGACAAGATAGTGGATCTGCGCATGCTTCGGCTCCACGCGGAGCGCATCGCGGACATGGCACTGCATGCGCCGGAAGCAAATGTCGCTGGCTCGAACATCGGAGCGGAACCCGAGCCAAGTATCGAAGTCAGCGGACTGGGCTTTCGCTATGCCGATGGCGAGCCATGGGTGCTCAAGGATTTCAATCTGACGATCGGGGCGGGCGAGACTGTCGCCATTGTCGGCCCCAGTGGGTGCGGTAAGTCCACGCTAGCCAAACTGATTCTCGGCTTGCTGGAGCCTTCCGAGGGAGTAATCAGGGTGGGTGGGCTGGATATACGTAACCTGGGGCTCGAGAACTATCGGAACATGGTCAGCGCGGTCATGCAGGATGACAACCTGTTCGCCGGCTCGGTCGCGGACAACATATCGTTCTTCGACACGCACGCTGATCTTCAGGACATCATCAGCGCGGCCAAATCCGCCGCAATCCACGCTGATATCGAGGCCATGCCCATGCGCTACGAGTCGCTGGTGGGCGACATGGGATCGAGCCTGTCGGGCGGGCAGAAGCAGCGGCTCATCCTTGCTCGTGCCATTTATCGTCGGCCGCGGATCCTTCTCTTGGATGAAGCGACCAGTCACCTAGATGTCGAGAAGGAAACCATGGTCAATGCCATGGTGAAGGATCTCCGCATGACGAAGATTGTGATAGCGCACCGACCGGAAACCATACGGATGGCCGATCGCGTCGTCCGCATCGATCTTCCTTCAGTTTCACGATAG
- a CDS encoding site-specific integrase: MIRLKKAGKVIHSETETFGRKSLALEWMRRREVELDQHRARGTLHGAKTTLANLIKWYRETVGPTAKWGRTKAFDLIRLEGCDIARRVATELATADYISHVMARRNDGAGPATVGNDLVWIGQVLRSARAEFNLPLRLDLLADARHELRQRKVIRKSRWRDRRVTPAEDAALRDYFARRDRRAVIPMSDIYAFAVTTTRRQEEITEIRRSNFERPCAWLDDVKHPTMKEGNRKKFRMLPEAWDIIDRQPEVDGEDRVFPYNPKSIGEAFARACKALGIEKLTFHDLRHEATSRLFERGYAIQEVAQFSLHESWQTLKRYTHLRPEQLVDR; this comes from the coding sequence GTGATCCGCCTCAAGAAAGCGGGCAAGGTCATCCATAGCGAAACGGAGACCTTTGGCCGCAAGTCGCTGGCACTGGAGTGGATGCGCCGGCGTGAGGTGGAACTTGACCAGCATCGTGCCCGTGGAACACTCCACGGCGCCAAGACAACGCTGGCCAACCTTATCAAATGGTACCGCGAGACCGTTGGCCCCACAGCCAAGTGGGGGCGAACAAAGGCATTCGACCTGATCCGCCTCGAAGGGTGCGACATTGCGCGCCGGGTGGCCACCGAGCTGGCCACCGCCGACTACATCAGCCACGTGATGGCCCGGCGCAATGACGGCGCTGGCCCCGCCACCGTTGGAAACGACCTAGTCTGGATCGGCCAGGTGCTGCGCTCTGCCCGTGCCGAGTTCAATCTCCCGCTCCGCCTCGACCTGCTGGCCGATGCTCGCCACGAACTGCGACAACGCAAGGTGATCCGCAAGTCGCGCTGGCGAGATCGACGCGTGACGCCGGCAGAGGATGCCGCACTGCGCGACTATTTCGCCCGCCGGGATAGGCGTGCTGTGATTCCCATGTCAGATATCTACGCCTTCGCGGTGACCACGACACGCCGGCAAGAAGAAATAACCGAGATCCGGCGCTCGAACTTTGAGCGTCCATGCGCCTGGCTCGATGACGTAAAGCACCCAACCATGAAGGAAGGCAACCGGAAGAAGTTCCGCATGCTTCCAGAGGCCTGGGACATCATCGACAGGCAACCTGAGGTCGACGGCGAAGACCGTGTATTCCCGTACAACCCCAAGTCGATAGGCGAAGCATTTGCTCGAGCTTGCAAGGCACTCGGCATCGAGAAGCTGACCTTTCATGACCTCCGCCACGAAGCCACCTCTCGCCTGTTCGAGCGCGGCTACGCCATTCAAGAAGTAGCGCAGTTTTCGTTGCACGAGTCGTGGCAAACGCTCAAGCGATACACGCATCTGCGACCCGAGCAGCTGGTCGACCGCTGA
- a CDS encoding type II toxin-antitoxin system HicB family antitoxin, with translation MQYAIKLAEADGAFVATCRDLPAFNSVGDTVEEALRESVDAIALVLQSYMDEREPIPTATDKKRGEHWVALPALDVAKVGLYQAMQTKGVRKADLGRMLGMHAPQVDRLLDLAHKSKLEQVEGALAHLGYRVNVSVEPVGVRHAA, from the coding sequence ATGCAATATGCGATCAAGCTAGCCGAAGCAGACGGCGCGTTCGTGGCTACGTGCCGCGACCTACCGGCGTTCAACAGTGTCGGCGACACCGTCGAGGAAGCCCTGCGTGAGTCGGTGGATGCCATCGCGCTGGTGTTGCAGTCCTATATGGACGAACGGGAACCGATCCCGACCGCTACGGACAAGAAGCGCGGCGAGCACTGGGTTGCGCTTCCGGCGCTCGATGTCGCCAAGGTGGGTCTCTATCAGGCCATGCAGACCAAGGGCGTACGCAAGGCGGATCTCGGCCGCATGTTGGGCATGCACGCTCCCCAGGTGGATCGCCTGCTGGATCTGGCGCACAAGTCGAAGCTCGAGCAGGTGGAGGGTGCACTGGCGCACCTCGGCTATCGCGTCAACGTGTCCGTCGAGCCGGTTGGTGTTCGTCACGCTGCATAA
- a CDS encoding ATP-grasp domain-containing protein translates to MTRLEDAHANAVCWALQRQGVPCEIFDIYDVVAGGSATVRDDMGVISWRCERKGELIEVELEKVACAWMRRHNREYFDFSRVHADDLEAVKRELAAFSDSIHGLVALRAKASINSLASRFSGSLKTNQIKIANDVGLITPDTLISNNPKEVAIFLDRHQRAIFKPYNQNIWSVGDNSSAVQHAALVDRSILLRPEAISLCPGIYQSYVEKAYELRVVVMGSKIHCAKIDSQSVDVARVDWRNDYMQRVDITRYEDLPEAVSAKILEFMRRMDLSFGCLDMAVTPTGDYVFFEVNEQGQFLWIEERAPDMRLLELFVRYLCECAGITSSIEVTLNDYFQSKECLEHDAFYNRRYRIDAAAAVS, encoded by the coding sequence ATGACGCGACTGGAAGACGCGCACGCCAACGCGGTGTGCTGGGCGCTTCAGCGGCAAGGTGTGCCATGTGAAATCTTTGACATCTACGACGTCGTTGCCGGTGGATCGGCCACGGTTCGCGATGACATGGGCGTCATTTCATGGCGATGCGAGAGAAAGGGTGAGCTGATCGAGGTCGAGCTGGAGAAGGTCGCGTGTGCCTGGATGCGTCGGCACAACCGAGAATATTTCGACTTCAGTCGTGTCCATGCGGATGATCTCGAGGCCGTGAAAAGAGAGCTCGCCGCTTTCTCGGATTCGATCCACGGTCTTGTCGCGCTACGTGCAAAAGCCTCGATCAATTCACTGGCTTCACGGTTTTCGGGAAGCCTGAAGACCAACCAGATCAAGATTGCCAACGACGTAGGGTTGATCACCCCGGACACGCTGATTTCAAACAACCCCAAAGAGGTGGCCATATTTCTCGATCGCCATCAGCGAGCCATCTTCAAGCCGTACAACCAGAACATCTGGTCGGTTGGGGACAATTCGTCGGCGGTACAGCATGCCGCTCTGGTGGATCGGTCGATCCTCCTGAGGCCGGAAGCGATCTCCCTTTGCCCCGGCATTTATCAGTCGTATGTCGAGAAGGCGTATGAGCTACGCGTCGTCGTGATGGGCTCGAAGATCCACTGCGCAAAGATCGACTCGCAATCCGTAGATGTTGCGCGGGTAGATTGGCGTAACGATTACATGCAGCGCGTCGACATAACCCGATACGAGGATCTTCCCGAAGCCGTGTCTGCGAAGATACTCGAATTCATGCGTCGCATGGACCTTTCGTTCGGATGCCTGGACATGGCTGTGACCCCGACAGGGGATTACGTGTTCTTCGAGGTCAATGAGCAGGGGCAGTTCCTGTGGATCGAGGAGCGCGCCCCGGATATGCGGTTGCTCGAACTGTTCGTGCGCTATCTGTGTGAATGCGCGGGCATCACGTCGTCTATTGAGGTCACTTTGAACGACTACTTCCAGTCCAAGGAGTGTCTGGAGCATGACGCGTTCTATAACCGGCGCTATCGGATCGACGCCGCGGCGGCCGTGTCATGA
- a CDS encoding type II toxin-antitoxin system HicA family toxin, producing the protein MLVQWMQGKWTGREAMKYSEFIRWLRAQGVIFERQRGSHQFVKFDGNTSVVPNHGSKEIPEPLRKKILKDLGL; encoded by the coding sequence ATGTTAGTACAATGGATGCAAGGGAAATGGACAGGCAGGGAGGCGATGAAGTACAGCGAGTTCATCAGGTGGCTTAGGGCGCAAGGAGTGATATTTGAACGTCAGCGCGGAAGCCACCAGTTCGTGAAGTTCGACGGCAACACCTCGGTGGTCCCGAATCACGGATCCAAGGAAATACCGGAGCCACTGAGAAAGAAGATCCTCAAAGACCTCGGCCTGTAA